The sequence TCACTGCGTGATCCGGCAAAGGGCTGACTGCGTTGCGACAATGGCGACACGGCTTGTGGACGCATCACCGGCTGTTCCATAGACAGCACCGCGGCGACGCATGATCCTCTGCGGCTGGCGTGCAATAGCCCCTCGCCCCCCAACTGTTCATAGGCGAACAGCACAGAGTTGCGGGCCACCTGCAAGTCTGCCGCCAATTGCCGCGAGCCCGGCAGGCGACTGCCGGGGGCCAGCTCGCCCTGCAATATCATTTGCCGCAGTTGCTGATAGAGGCGCTGCTGTTGTGGTGCACGGTCGTCTTGCTGCTGCATGCGACTGACCAACAAGGCAAGGTCCATCACTGGCTCCAGAAAACAGGGTGTTTATGGCTCTAATAAAGGGCCACATCATGCGCTTATGCTGTGTACTGTTCAAGAACTGCTGGATCGCCCCTCATGCGCAAGACCGCCCCAACACCCCGTACCCGCATTCGCCGCTCGCCCGAATATGCCCACTACGACACTCGGCAGCTGTATGACATCATTGATGCTGCCCACCTCTGCCATATTGCCTTTCATGATGGCAATAGCGTGCACAGTCTGCCGATGGCCTGCTGGCGGGTGGGGGATCATCTGCACATTCATGGCTCCACTGGCAGCCGCCTGATGCAAAGCCTGTGCATTGGCATGGAAGTCTCCATCTCCATCTGCCATTTTGACGGGCTGGTCCTGGCACGCTCAGCCTTCAATCACAGCATGAACTACCGCTCGGCGGTCATTTATGGCTGTTTTACCCCCATTAATGATGAAACCGCCAAGCTTGAGGTGCTGGATCACTTCATGGAGCGGCTGGCCCCTGGCCGGGTCCGTGACATTCGAAATGGCAATCGCAAGGAGCTGGGCGCAACCATCGTACTGCGCCTGCCGCTGACCGAAGCTGCCGTCAAAATCCGGGCCGGCGGGCCCATCGACGATGAGAAAGACCTGGACCTACCGGTCTGGGCCGGGGTCTTGCCGGTCGCACTGGTCAAACTGCCCGCCATCGCCGAGCCCGGACAGCAGATTGCCACTCCGGACTATGTCAGCAGCTGGACGGCGGACGCTCATAAGCCTGTCTGACAACCGCAAGCCATCCCTGCCCTATCAATTCAGGTGACATCGGGCAGCAAATCACCGAAAATTGGCGGTCCTGCCCGTGCAGCCATGCCCGGCAGGACCGTTCAACTATTCGGACCCTAGTCATGCTTGATATCCAACACCTTCGCAATGATCTGGATGCCGTGGCCGCCCAATTGGCGCGCCGTGGGTTTACGCTGGATACCGCCAGCTTCCGCAAACTGGAAGACGAGCGCAAATCCGTGCAGGTACGCACGCAAGAGCTGCAATCCCAGCGCAACAGTGCATCCAAGCAGATCGGCATTGCCAAGAGCAAGGGTGAGGATGTCTCTGCCATCATGGCGCAAGTGGCCAATCTAGGCGACGAGCTGAAGGCGGCGGAGACCCGTCTTGCAGCTATTCAGGAAGAACTGCACGACCTGCTGGCCCAGGTGCCGAATGTGCCGCATGAGTCGGTACCTGATGGCAAGAACGAGCACGACAATGTCGAGCTGCACCGCGTCGGCACGCCACGCAGCTTTGATTTTCCGGTCAAGGACCATGTGGATGTCGGCACCCCGCTGGGGCTGGACTTTGAAACCGGCGCCAAGCTCTCCGGTGCCCGCTTCACCGTCCTGCGTGGCCAGATTGCCCAGCTGCACCGGGCACTGGCGCAGTTCATGCTCAACACCCATACCGAACGTCACGGTTACAGCGAAACCTACACCCCGTATGTGGTCAATGCTGAAGTGCTGTACGGTACCGGCCAGCTGCCCAAGTTTGCCGAGGACATGTTCCGGGTGGAGCGTGGTGGTGAAGCCACCGAGCAGGCCCAGTACCTGATTTCCACCTCGGAAATCTCGCTGACCAACACGGTGCGCGATACGCTGTTGAAAACCGAAGCGCTGCCGGTGAAGCTGACCGCCCATTCGCCCTGCTTCCGTTCGGAGGCGGGCTCGTATGGCCGTGACACTCGCGGCATGATCCGCCAGCATCAGTTCGACAAAGTGGAAATGGTGCAGATTGTTCACCCGGAGCAGTCGTTTGCCGCGCTGGAGGAGATGCGTGGTCACGCCGAGTACATCCTGCAGCAACTGGGCCTGCCCTACCGGGTGGTGACCCTGTGCGCCGGAGACATGGGCTTTACCGCTACCAAGACCTACGATCTGGAAGTATGGCTGCCGGCACAGAACACCTACCGGGAGATTTCCAGCGTCTCCAACTGTGTCGCCTTTCAGGCACGCCGCATGCAGACCCGTTTCAAGGGTGAAACGAAAAACAACGAGTTCGTACACACGCTGAACGGCTCTGGTCTGGCGGTGGGTCGCGCGCTGGTGGCCGTGCTGGAGAACTACCAGAACGCCGATGGCAGTGTCACGGTACCGGAAGTGCTGCGTCCCTATATGGGGGGGAAGGATCTGCTGAAGCCTTGAACGGTTCAGCAGTCAACCATAGCGGCCCCGCATCGCGGGGCCGTTCTTCATGGTGCAGCGGCAGGCGCAGTTGACGTGGCCAGCAAGGGTAACTCCAGCGCAGGCTCAAGGCGGCTGAGAATGTCGTAATAGGTACGCACATTCTCGACAAAAATCACTGTTTCTCCGCCCCGCGCATAGCCATAGCGGGTCTTGGGCACCCACTTGGGATTACGCAACTGCACCAGGGTGGTCTTCAGATCGGTCCATGCATTCTGGTCCAGCTTCTGCATGCGGGCCAGCATGCGCGCATCGGCCAGATGGCCAATGCCGATGTTGTAAGCCGCCAGCGCCATCCAGCTGCGGTCCGGCTCGCCAATCTGCGGGGGCAAATCGTCGTGCAGCATCTGCAAATAGCGTGCTCCGGCCATGATGTTCTGCTTGGAATCCGATCGGTCAGTGACCCCCATGCGGTCTGCTGTCTCCCCGGTCAGCATCATCAGGCCACGCACCCCCATCGGCGACACGGCAAACGGGTTCCAGTGCGACTCCTGATAGCCCAGTGAGGCCAGCAAGCGCCAGTCCACTCCGGTCAGCACCTGTGCATCCTGAAACCATTTGCGGTACTTGGGTAGCACTGTCAGCCGCTGCTGCAGGAAGGCCTCGACGTCCACCGGCTGCAAGCGATGCAAATGCCCGTAATAACGATCCAGCAGGCGCTTGAGCGTGCCATTTTGCTCAATGCGCTGAAAAAATTGCGCCACCTGCTTCTGAAACGCAGACGACGCATCCGGACGATAAGCCCAGGCCAGCTCAATCGGCTTGGGCAGCACCATGCCCTGCTGCAATTCCGGGTAAAAACGTCGCATCCCTGCCAGCAGGTGAGATTCCGTCACCACCGCTCCGGTGT is a genomic window of Leeia aquatica containing:
- the mltF gene encoding membrane-bound lytic murein transglycosylase MltF: MASAPAPVKELVVLTRNDATTYYLDTNGQPAGLEYDLVTLFAEETGVAVRWQVVQRMSEVQEGLLKGKAQLAVGMARQMPGVEQLRFGPVYQRVTPVVAYAGEMPPVQSLSDLQTQPPRVIAGSAAEGVLLSLKQANPQLAWTAIEEQSAEELLESLADGHTGAVVTESHLLAGMRRFYPELQQGMVLPKPIELAWAYRPDASSAFQKQVAQFFQRIEQNGTLKRLLDRYYGHLHRLQPVDVEAFLQQRLTVLPKYRKWFQDAQVLTGVDWRLLASLGYQESHWNPFAVSPMGVRGLMMLTGETADRMGVTDRSDSKQNIMAGARYLQMLHDDLPPQIGEPDRSWMALAAYNIGIGHLADARMLARMQKLDQNAWTDLKTTLVQLRNPKWVPKTRYGYARGGETVIFVENVRTYYDILSRLEPALELPLLATSTAPAAAP
- a CDS encoding pyridoxamine 5'-phosphate oxidase family protein, with the translated sequence MRKTAPTPRTRIRRSPEYAHYDTRQLYDIIDAAHLCHIAFHDGNSVHSLPMACWRVGDHLHIHGSTGSRLMQSLCIGMEVSISICHFDGLVLARSAFNHSMNYRSAVIYGCFTPINDETAKLEVLDHFMERLAPGRVRDIRNGNRKELGATIVLRLPLTEAAVKIRAGGPIDDEKDLDLPVWAGVLPVALVKLPAIAEPGQQIATPDYVSSWTADAHKPV
- the serS gene encoding serine--tRNA ligase — protein: MLDIQHLRNDLDAVAAQLARRGFTLDTASFRKLEDERKSVQVRTQELQSQRNSASKQIGIAKSKGEDVSAIMAQVANLGDELKAAETRLAAIQEELHDLLAQVPNVPHESVPDGKNEHDNVELHRVGTPRSFDFPVKDHVDVGTPLGLDFETGAKLSGARFTVLRGQIAQLHRALAQFMLNTHTERHGYSETYTPYVVNAEVLYGTGQLPKFAEDMFRVERGGEATEQAQYLISTSEISLTNTVRDTLLKTEALPVKLTAHSPCFRSEAGSYGRDTRGMIRQHQFDKVEMVQIVHPEQSFAALEEMRGHAEYILQQLGLPYRVVTLCAGDMGFTATKTYDLEVWLPAQNTYREISSVSNCVAFQARRMQTRFKGETKNNEFVHTLNGSGLAVGRALVAVLENYQNADGSVTVPEVLRPYMGGKDLLKP